Proteins encoded together in one Bacteroidota bacterium window:
- a CDS encoding DUF2490 domain-containing protein: MRKPILQKHFFLLLAICGLAVIPAVAQHNDLRSWNTFSINYDLTKKLTLNFDQELRLQDNLTRINQLYTNIGATYKLNKYVRVAGVYRFIARYKEDNTFGLRNRFYGDLIVKLRPGRFTYVYRARLQYEWRGAGYGKEYGRVPEIYWRNLFKASYKVNDIVSPYLATEIRFQLQNPRIPYHNGFDRSRFTGGVDLQVTKNSTFGVYYLLQKEWNVIDPETLHVIGLEYSISLD; the protein is encoded by the coding sequence ATGAGAAAGCCGATACTCCAAAAACACTTCTTCCTGCTGCTGGCCATTTGCGGCTTGGCTGTTATTCCTGCCGTTGCACAACATAACGACCTGCGCAGCTGGAACACCTTCAGTATTAACTACGACCTGACCAAAAAACTCACGCTCAATTTTGATCAGGAATTGCGCCTGCAGGACAACCTCACACGCATTAATCAGCTCTACACCAATATTGGCGCCACCTACAAACTCAACAAATATGTACGCGTAGCAGGTGTGTATCGTTTTATTGCCCGTTACAAGGAGGACAACACATTCGGTTTACGTAACCGCTTTTATGGCGATCTTATTGTAAAGCTCCGCCCCGGACGTTTCACCTACGTCTATCGCGCCCGCCTGCAATACGAATGGCGCGGAGCCGGCTACGGCAAAGAGTATGGCCGCGTACCTGAAATATACTGGCGCAACCTGTTCAAAGCCTCCTACAAAGTAAACGACATCGTTTCACCCTATCTCGCTACCGAAATCCGTTTCCAGCTTCAGAATCCGCGTATTCCTTATCACAACGGATTCGACCGATCCCGGTTTACAGGCGGCGTTGATTTACAGGTTACGAAAAACAGTACGTTTGGCGTGTATTACCTGCTTCAGAAAGAATGGAATGTAATTGATCCCGAAACACTGCATGTAATCGGGCTGGAATATTCGATTTCACTCGATTAG
- a CDS encoding 2-C-methyl-D-erythritol 2,4-cyclodiphosphate synthase, with amino-acid sequence MSLNIRVGFGFDVHQLKAGRELWLGGVKIDHEKGADGHSDADVLLHAICDALLGAAALRDIGFHFPNTDPNYKNADSKLLLRDVVKLLHERGWKVGNVDATLSMERPKINPHIPRMVETLAPILGVEQDCVSIKATTNETLGYVGREDGVNAYAVALIVKA; translated from the coding sequence ATGAGTCTCAATATACGCGTAGGATTTGGCTTTGATGTACATCAGCTAAAAGCAGGCCGCGAGCTTTGGCTGGGTGGTGTAAAAATTGACCATGAAAAAGGTGCCGACGGGCATTCGGATGCCGATGTGCTGCTGCACGCCATTTGCGATGCCCTGCTTGGCGCCGCCGCCCTTCGCGACATCGGTTTTCATTTCCCCAACACCGATCCCAACTACAAAAACGCGGATAGTAAACTACTGCTGCGTGATGTAGTGAAGCTGCTGCACGAACGCGGCTGGAAAGTGGGAAATGTGGACGCCACGCTAAGCATGGAGCGCCCCAAAATCAATCCGCACATTCCGCGCATGGTGGAAACGCTGGCACCTATTCTTGGGGTGGAGCAGGACTGCGTATCAATTAAAGCCACTACTAACGAAACGCTTGGTTATGTGGGGCGGGAAGACGGAGTGAATGCGTATGCGGTTGCGTTGATTGTGAAAGCCTAA
- a CDS encoding PorV/PorQ family protein, which translates to MRAAHYAFLILLFTSIAWRLNGQDLNTFSYWPVANPFLNLPPDARGGGMAQVGTATPADAASSYWNAAKLAFIEGQAGAQFTFLPVNRSIFPDQHIMAGSAFVRLAPVLTIGVAHRRFSGGEFTYMNISGLPIGTFNPIEAATELSAGGKISERVAIGATARLIRWNYLLPLSGNEKDNSFGIDAGVLYRGPEHIHSFGKTRFSAGLSVCNLGPVAFENTNFYPAVSPANLRAGISYKTDHKSDKHTIMLAMDIQKLLVPSPPVYAIDSTGSPLPLPGGSFVISDGKDPYRSWVQSIFGSFNDSPDGFKGELREIAIGAGAEYWYNKRLAARVGYFHYRPAGAKWQYISFGAGFRYRFVEANAAYILPVSNQTRPSNTYQFSLNLLLDNIELKTGKKKVSSGN; encoded by the coding sequence ATGAGAGCAGCGCACTACGCTTTTTTGATACTGTTATTTACTAGTATTGCCTGGCGGTTAAATGGTCAAGACCTCAATACTTTTTCTTATTGGCCGGTAGCCAATCCGTTTTTGAATTTACCGCCTGATGCACGTGGTGGTGGAATGGCTCAGGTAGGAACAGCCACACCGGCAGATGCGGCTTCGTCTTATTGGAATGCAGCTAAACTTGCCTTTATTGAGGGACAAGCAGGAGCCCAGTTTACATTTCTGCCGGTAAACAGAAGCATTTTCCCTGATCAGCATATTATGGCAGGTTCGGCTTTTGTGCGTTTAGCACCAGTATTGACGATTGGTGTTGCGCACAGGCGTTTTTCGGGTGGAGAATTTACGTATATGAATATATCCGGGCTACCCATCGGTACATTTAACCCAATTGAAGCGGCTACAGAGTTGTCAGCCGGAGGAAAAATCAGTGAGCGTGTTGCTATTGGGGCAACAGCGCGGCTTATCCGTTGGAATTATTTGCTGCCTTTGTCGGGCAATGAAAAGGATAACTCATTTGGAATAGATGCCGGTGTATTGTATAGAGGCCCGGAGCATATTCATAGTTTTGGGAAAACACGTTTTTCTGCAGGTCTTTCGGTTTGTAATCTTGGGCCGGTTGCTTTTGAGAATACGAATTTTTATCCGGCAGTAAGTCCGGCCAATTTGCGGGCGGGCATAAGCTATAAAACAGATCATAAAAGTGATAAACATACTATTATGCTGGCTATGGATATACAAAAGTTACTGGTTCCGTCGCCTCCGGTTTATGCAATAGATTCAACAGGGTCGCCACTCCCTTTGCCCGGGGGGAGTTTTGTAATTTCCGATGGGAAAGACCCATATCGCTCGTGGGTTCAAAGTATTTTCGGGTCATTTAACGATTCGCCTGATGGGTTTAAGGGCGAGTTGAGAGAGATTGCAATTGGTGCAGGGGCTGAGTATTGGTACAACAAACGTTTGGCGGCACGTGTGGGGTATTTCCATTACCGTCCGGCAGGGGCTAAATGGCAATATATTTCTTTTGGTGCAGGATTCAGGTATCGGTTTGTTGAGGCAAATGCAGCATATATTCTGCCGGTTTCAAATCAAACACGGCCCAGCAACACCTATCAATTTTCGCTCAATCTGTTATTGGATAATATTGAACTGAAGACCGGGAAAAAGAAAGTGAGTTCAGGAAATTAA
- the porV gene encoding type IX secretion system outer membrane channel protein PorV — translation MKFSAVKSAFWAGMAAVAMSPLAASAQNSGITEDQLNQFLSEINTITTAVPFLMITPDSRAGGMGEVGVATTPDVNSIHWNGAKLAFADRKMGLGISYTPWLRALVPDINLAYVSFYTKPDKNQAFGASMRYFSMGNITFTDNVGNVIGQFKPNEFAFDFAYSRKLSQRFSASMAARLIRSNLTNGINVNGQDTRPGTAFAVDLSGYYYNDDIKISGKKSTVMAGMAITNVGNKISYSTSVNRDFIPINMRLGAGMLINADDYNQISFALEVNKLLVPTPPIYALDSQGSPIPLPGGGGYQILAGKDPNRSVPEGMFGSFNDAPGGFKEEMREFNISAGFEYWYDKQFAVRTGYFFEHPTKGNRQYISLGAGIHYNVFGLDFAYLIPTNNQRSPLQNTLRFTLTFDFEGFKSQEGGSDK, via the coding sequence ATGAAGTTTTCAGCAGTAAAAAGCGCTTTTTGGGCAGGAATGGCAGCCGTTGCAATGAGTCCCCTTGCGGCATCGGCGCAGAATTCGGGTATTACCGAAGATCAGTTGAATCAATTTCTCAGTGAAATCAACACCATAACCACGGCTGTTCCTTTTTTGATGATTACACCCGATTCCCGCGCAGGTGGTATGGGTGAAGTAGGTGTAGCCACCACACCTGATGTGAATTCAATTCACTGGAATGGCGCCAAGCTGGCTTTTGCTGACCGCAAAATGGGTTTGGGTATTTCATACACACCGTGGCTGCGTGCGCTGGTTCCTGATATTAACCTGGCCTACGTTTCATTTTACACCAAGCCCGATAAAAACCAGGCTTTCGGTGCATCAATGCGTTACTTCTCGATGGGTAATATCACATTCACCGACAACGTGGGTAATGTGATCGGACAGTTTAAGCCCAACGAATTTGCGTTCGACTTTGCGTATTCGCGTAAACTGAGTCAGCGTTTTTCGGCCTCAATGGCTGCCCGTCTTATTCGTTCAAACCTCACCAACGGAATCAATGTAAATGGCCAGGATACCCGTCCGGGTACTGCATTTGCGGTTGACCTGAGTGGCTATTACTACAATGACGATATTAAAATAAGCGGAAAGAAAAGCACGGTTATGGCGGGTATGGCCATTACCAACGTAGGTAATAAAATTTCGTATTCTACTTCGGTAAACCGTGATTTCATTCCCATCAATATGCGTCTGGGTGCAGGTATGCTTATCAATGCCGATGATTACAACCAGATTTCATTTGCATTGGAGGTGAACAAACTGCTTGTACCCACACCGCCCATTTATGCGCTCGATTCGCAAGGAAGTCCTATTCCGCTTCCCGGTGGCGGCGGTTATCAGATTCTGGCAGGTAAAGACCCAAACCGCTCCGTACCGGAAGGGATGTTTGGTTCGTTCAACGATGCGCCGGGCGGGTTTAAAGAAGAAATGCGCGAGTTCAATATCTCAGCCGGTTTTGAATACTGGTATGATAAACAGTTTGCTGTACGTACCGGTTATTTCTTCGAGCATCCTACCAAAGGCAACCGTCAGTATATTTCTCTTGGTGCCGGCATTCACTATAATGTATTCGGACTTGATTTTGCCTATCTGATTCCGACCAACAACCAGCGCAGCCCGCTTCAGAACACACTGCGTTTCACCCTCACATTCGATTTTGAAGGATTCAAGTCGCAGGAAGGCGGAAGCGATAAATAG